The Triticum aestivum cultivar Chinese Spring chromosome 5A, IWGSC CS RefSeq v2.1, whole genome shotgun sequence genomic sequence AATCAGTGACATGATAAATTTTACGGTGGACTCCTGATAAATTATTCACACCACTGATGGTAATATTCACAATTAAAGCTCGGGTAAGTTAAGTGATGGCACATCCATAAGTTAGAAACACAAAATACATCATGAAACGAGACACCACTGATAGTGCTATAACAAACAATCCATCATGACAGCCTAAACACAAAACGAGATGAACTACATATAAAACACACAAACACTATGGGATTCTCACCAGCAACCTAATTATACATGTGGTAATTCAATGCCTTCAATGCAACCATAAGAGCATGAACAGAGGATGATAAAATGGAGCCTGAGTGAGGAGACTCGTTGTAAAATCCACCAAACCCTACCGGCGACCAAAATAACGGCAGAAATCATCATAGGATAACGGCAGTGAATCATGAACGGAGACATAATGGTTTTGCATCTAGAGAAAACCCTAGAAATCAGAATCGAACCGTGTAGCAGAGGGAATCAGTTCAAAAATGACGGCAACTACCTACAAAATCGAAAACAAAAAATTAAGCAGTAAAACGATGTGCATGCGAAATAGGGGCTAACAAATAGCAATTGCACCACGAATTGAACGTATTGGGCGCATTCCTCGTATGTTCTAACCTGCGACCAACCCGACGAACATCCCGCCACTAACGGCGTCGAGAAACAGAGCACGAACTACTAGGGGCGGATGTGAGGGGGATTGAGTCGAAACTCACCGGTGGAACAGAACACTAGCGCCGAGAATCGGCCGGAGAAGGCGCCGCCGCTCGTCGTCGATGGAGAGAGAGCGGGGGTGGAGCGGCCGAGAACCAGAGAGCGGAGCGGGCGCGCGGTTACCAAATGAATTGAGGCACTGGGGGGAGTTAAGTCGCGCATTAGGGAGGAGACGGTTCGAGCGAGGCGGGCGTGGAGCGATGGCCCACAAACCAGCAACAGAAAAAACAAAACGGCTCGGTTTGGCTCGCTGGAACGTGTCGTGTGCGTCGGATTTGAATGGACGGCATCCAGGTGGTATAGCGTTTTTACAAAAACGATCAGGGTTGCCAAATACATTTTTCGTTACAAATAAGAAGGGCTCACTGAAAATGCGGGAGCCAAAAGCAACAAGGCCAATTTGGCGGAGAAGTTCCAAAATGGCCATGAGAACGTTATGCGCGTGTAGCTCCTATTGCGCCTACGTGTAGCTCCGCTGGCAACGTCGATCGATTTCTCCACTCCACTGTTGGAAAACGAGTGGGTGCTTCCTTGTGTTACATCAAATCCGACGCGGCGTGGATGGATACACTCTCATCAGCCGCCGGTTGATTGCAATTAGTCATGGCAAATATAGAAGACCAGAACGCACGCAGATGCCCGTACCGTACGTAGTCACGAGTTGTTACAGTTAGAGTACATGTGCTTGGTAGTCACAAGTGTATCTTCGTTGGAAGACCGCGTCTGAGGTGCAGTTTCAGCGTGTCAACATCTACACTTCCATACGGCCAGTATCTTCCTCCACAGGTGAGCAACATCTACATCTACAGTTTTGTAAGACCAGAACATCTACTACAGTTTTATACGGCCAGTATCTCCCTCCGTCGAACAAGTCCTGTTCTTGCCTAGCTATCTATCTGTGTGACTGACAACGAGTGCAGCAGGTGATGAAAAACCGCAGCAGGTGTAAGCGACGTACCTAGGCAGGTTAACTAAATTCCATTTCCTCCATCGCCATCGTCACCGACCACAGCACTGGTGTGTGCAAGCTAGGCCAATTCTTACCGGCCTCATCACAAATTAAAACCGCAACTTCTTTAAATCGCCTTCACATCATCTCATCCACCGACTCCTCATCTAGACCCATTTTTTCCTTACTATTGTCATGTCATCAGGCTGAACTGTGAAGCACGCCTCCGCCTCCGAGCCCGAAAGTTGGACGTCACCTTCCGCTAAGCTGTTCAAGATCTGGTCCTTGAGTGTTGAAAGAAAGAGGTGTCGGTGGGCGATGAGACTGGCCGGCTGTCGTCAGGGGCGGGGGCTGGAGACGAGCCGCCGTCGCCGTCATCCGACTCATCGGCCCCGCGAAAACTGGCCAAGGCGACGACGAATTTATACTCCCGTTTGGTCCGCCGACGCGACGCCGCAGCTATTCTGGACCGCTACGTTTTGGCCGCTTCTGAACTTAACCCGCTAGTTTAACCGTGCCGTCTTTCACTGCAACTTGCAAGTTTATGCTGAGATTGTGTGGTTTGTTTAATGAGAGAGAGTGCGCACGCATGAATGAACTGGTAGTAATTAAGTGATCTCAGGTGACAAATCCATCGACCCTTTTGGCATCTAACCCTTTTCATGTCATATGGTGGCCGCTGAGGCGCGAACCGACTCGATTAGCACTGTATTTAAATAGCGGTCAGAGTTCGGTGATGGGTGCACTAGCTAGATCGAAAAAGACATGCATGGCCACTTGAACTTCTCTTCGAGATTTCTGTGGCTGCTTCTTCTCTTGGAAAGTAGAGCGTCTTTCGGCAATGGCGGATGAGGAGAGGTGGTCTAGGAGGAGGAGAGAGACGTGCTAAACTGGAACAATTATTGAGCATGATCACCTAATGATAGCGTCGTCTGACGACAGGTTTCATTCAGCGACCCGCCTACATATGTATCAGATGCAGATCGTTGCGTCGGCGCGCATGCTTTGCAGCGTCACCATTATCATTTCTTTATCTGATTCTGTCCTGGTTTACCTACCAACACATTCTAATCAAATTGTTTCCTTGCGAGAACTGATTATAATTAAGATGGCTGCGTGCATCGCACTTGATGGCTACACCCATTTTTTTCGTAGAAACGAGCCAGTTAGGGTTAGATGCTGGTGTGCAGTTCTTTTTCTGGCGGGAAGATGTTCATGTGCACTTCCTTTTTTCGCGGGAAGATGCTCATGTGCAGTTTTAGTTTCCTCAAGACGTTCTCTCATTAATCCAGTGATGAAATTGTAGCACACTGACTAAATGGATCTTCCATTATTCTGACGTGCAACGGACTCTTGTCCCCCTTTGAATTCAAACAGCACGTGAATCGTATGCATGCATGCTGGTTGATCAAAGAACAAACAGAGAACAAAAATAAGTGCGATGCATCCAGCTAGCTGGGTCAGGTCAGGTCAGGGTGAGCATAATTCCGATTCTCACCAACTGGAACTGTACGGGCGGGAGATCGTTCCAACGGCTGCTGATTCTCATGGTCCATATATATACAGTATTCTGTACAATGGCGTTGCACATGCAAGATGCGCCTGGCTACAATTGCATGACAAAATGCCAAAAATAACCGTATTATTGCGCCTCTTTTCCCCTTTTTCTAGAAAGCAAAGTTTGAACTGCAGCCACATGCTGCATCACCGCCCATCATGCACCGCACActgctctgctctctctctctctctctctctctctctctctctctctctctctctctctctctctctctctctctctctctctctctctctgtaaacCACTCTTCTCTCTCTAGTTTTGTTCTCTGTTGTTGAAAGGAAAGATGATGTAGCTGTGGCATGTACTAGGGAAGGCGGTACGTAGCCTCGCAATTTTCACATTACAAATGTACGTATGTACGTACGTACGCGTGGTGCTATAGTAGACGACTACTAGGTGTACAGTTTCATCTTGCAAACTTTGCTGGTCTCGTAAAAACGATCGAGAAAATACTACTATACACAGATGCATGCATGGTCGCCCCACGGGACGTACGCGAGCGATCGAGGGATAGACTTTGACTTAGCAGATGACGCACGAGTTTGGGTTCTCCTCCATGCTCATGTTCCGCACGTAGTAGTGCTGCGGCGGCACGTACGGCGGCGGGTAGGCCGGCGGCGCCGGCCGGTACTGGTTCATCATGTAGTCGGCGTTGAACATGTAGGGCGGCGGCATGTGGTGCGGCAGCGGCATGTGGTGCGGGTACGGCAGCGGGGCCACGGCGGCGGGCTTCTTCTGGTCGTCCTTCTTGCCGTCGCCCTCCTCCTTCTTGTCGCCGTCCTTCTTCCCGTCGCCGTCCTTCTTGCCGTCGCCCTCCTCCTTCTTGCCATCGCCGTCCTTCTTCCCGTCGCCGTCCTTCTTGCCGTCGCCTTCCTTCTtggcgtcgccgccgtcgccgccttccTTCTTGGCCCCGTCGCCGCCTTCCTTCTtggcctcctccttcttctcctctttcttctcgGGCTCCTTGGCCGGGCCGACGGACTCGATGTAGGCCGCCCAGCCCTTGCGCAGCTTGCTCACCACGTCCACCGGGTCCACCGTGCCGATCACCGTCATCTTGCGCGACGCCAGGTCCATGGATATGGCGTCGATGCCTGGCGAAATAAACAACGCGGAACAGAGGAAAGCAGAGCCGTCGGCGTCAGTCAGTCAGTGGATTGGTGGTCTTTGACTAATGGATTCATCATGGGAAAAAAGGCAGAGCAGTGCGGACTGCGGACGAGATGGGTGCGGCGTGCGTACCGACGAGCACGGAGACGGCCTTCATGGCCT encodes the following:
- the LOC123105765 gene encoding heavy metal-associated isoprenylated plant protein 39 codes for the protein MSAKKIVVKLELHDNKDKQKAMKAVSVLVGIDAISMDLASRKMTVIGTVDPVDVVSKLRKGWAAYIESVGPAKEPEKKEEKKEEAKKEGGDGAKKEGGDGGDAKKEGDGKKDGDGKKDGDGKKEEGDGKKDGDGKKDGDKKEEGDGKKDDQKKPAAVAPLPYPHHMPLPHHMPPPYMFNADYMMNQYRPAPPAYPPPYVPPQHYYVRNMSMEENPNSCVIC